A part of Capsicum annuum cultivar UCD-10X-F1 chromosome 6, UCD10Xv1.1, whole genome shotgun sequence genomic DNA contains:
- the LOC107873211 gene encoding uncharacterized protein LOC107873211 has protein sequence MASNSDMKNFYKQTKKNGGIAKLSHSKSPYAATTTKKSEIPKLATADGSPALFSNGSPNLQADDYDGKEELLRQFDTTKAYGPCLGLSRLDRWERAKNLGLNPPRDVEPILRSSKVRNECLWDGRV, from the exons ATGGCATCAAACTCAGATATGAAGAATTTTTATAAGCAAACGAAGAAGAACGGTGGAATTGCAAAGCTGTCACATTCAAAATCACCATATGCTGCTACTACTACGAAGAAATCAGAAATTCCAAAGCTCGCTACTGCTGACGGCTCTCCGGCTCTCTTTTCCAATGGATCTCCCAATTTGCAAGCTG ATGATTATGATGGGAAAGAGGAGTTACTAAGGCAATTTGACACAACTAAGGCTTATGGACCCTGTCTTGGATTGAGCAGACTTGACAGATGGGAGCGTGCTAAGAATCTTGGTTTAAACCCTCCTAGAGATGTTGAGCCGATATTGAGATCTAGCAAGGTTCGCAACGAATGCCTGTGGGATGGAAGGGTTTAA